One genomic segment of Candidatus Amarolinea dominans includes these proteins:
- a CDS encoding glycoside hydrolase family 3 protein gives MDEAALRKRFLPPYRAAVDAGALSIMASFSSWNGVKMHAQKYLLSDVLKGELGFQGFIVSDWGAIDQIANRLQGRPSSRHQRRCGHEYGAAAVRPLHHHADPGGGGGSSGVDDAVRRILIVKFALGLFENPLPLDPDAGVRRF, from the coding sequence ATGGACGAAGCCGCCCTGCGGAAGCGCTTCCTGCCGCCTTACCGGGCCGCGGTGGACGCCGGCGCGCTGAGCATCATGGCCTCGTTCAGCAGTTGGAACGGCGTCAAGATGCATGCCCAGAAATATCTGCTCAGCGATGTGCTCAAAGGCGAATTGGGATTCCAGGGCTTCATCGTCTCTGACTGGGGCGCGATTGATCAGATCGCAAACCGATTACAGGGCAGGCCGTCGTCGCGCCATCAACGCCGGTGTGGACATGAATATGGTGCCGCAGCAGTACGACCGCTTCATCACCACGCTGACCCAGGCGGTGGAGGCGGATCTTCAGGCGTTGACGATGCCGTGCGGCGCATCCTGATCGTCAAGTTCGCACTGGGGTTGTTCGAGAACCCGCTGCCGCTCGATCCGGACGCGGGCGTCCGTCGGTTCTGA